The window tagatatatatgcatatatttataaagcTGGAAGGGTTAGGGGAAAGAGTAGTTGGAAAGTGTTAACAAGTCCAAGAGCAACATCACTAGCTTACAACTCTCACTCAAAAACATTCACCATATCCAGTTTCTGTTTACACTAAACACTTGattctgacttaaaaaaaaaaattggggttcCTTTGTCTCTATCCAAACACCAGGAGGGGGAAAGGCTTATGTTTGCCTACTTCTCACCAGCTTTTTTCTTCACTTCTGCACATTTTATTGTTGGTAGACATTCTTAGGGGAAGGTGCCTGGGTTCAGAATAGGATGCTAGCTTCTCAAAAGGACCCAAAAGCTAAGAATCAAGTTTCCTGGATACTCAGTTCAGATGGTTCATTAATGCGTGAATCAAAAAGCCCCTTTAGCATTAGGAAAGGGGCTAGGTGGAGAAAGCTGAGTTGGAAAGGCttgtgatttgggtttttttgaagtCACTTCTCTTAAAACAGCAAGTAGTCATCGACTGaggcattttaaaataatcttgtaATAGATTTAAAACCAGAGACTAGGCCAAAAACCAGGCTATTCCATGCCTACCTCTtcccccatacatacacacacacacagaaaaaacaaTCATAGACTATCAAGTTATTAAAATTCCTAGCTAGAGCCATTTCAGTAGCAATTCCAGTGTAGGGAAATTTCCAGCACTAGAAGGGGATCTGATGTAAGCCATTGTTTACAATCACCTGCCCAAATAATGGATTTTTCTCCATATGTTATGGAAAAATAAGCAGTGATATCTAATGTTCATGGGTTCAGTAACAGGAAAAACTGAAACTTAAAAAGTCTCTCAAAGCCTCAGGTTGGTCACTAactttcaaacacacacacacacacacacacacacacacacacacacacacacacaaatagcaaaaacaaagaactgaTCTGAGTTATGCCACACCTCACTGCTCCTAACCATCATCTGACAGAAACATAAGCAAAAGCTGCAAAATGCTTCAGGGATCAGCCCCTTCATACATTAGTTAGCTGCAAAGTAGCAGACTCATTCTCAGATTTCCCCAGCAGTATCCCACTATGCCCCAGACAAATAAACTCAATAAACACACACGAACTCAAAACCTACAAACTTATTAATTGGATAGAACTAATTTAACCACAGAGAAAAATCCATCCTCCTACAGTGTGGCCCATTTAATGCAATGTGGATttaaagtgactttttttttttagttatgagCTGATGCCATCACAAAGGTTGGTGTCAGCACTTTCTAATAGTTTTGGTTACAGGGTTTATAATTAGACACAAAATTCACTCCAGGCTGGAGTTCTACTTACAAGCTGCGAACTAGCATACACAGAGAGTTCtatttggaaataaagtagaaagGCAGAACaagttggggaagggagaattgggagagaggggaaaaagagaagaaacccAAACATGATGCTATGTGAATAGCATGTATAAATGAGTTGTGAGTTGCATGATGAAAGGTAGTCTTTTAGGCATGAAGAGATTTGATTTAGAAAAGTGGCCTACTGCTTCTATCACACACAGCAAGGATTGGGTTACATTACCATACTAAATCGTGAATCGTCTTTCCCATAGATGGTATCAGTAAGTTACATAAAGCAGGTTATCAGCAGCATGTTTTAAAGGAATCCCTGCCTAACTACTATTAGCAGTAAAAAGGCCAACTAGACTTACATTTTaattgtaggaaaaaaaaaagccgaTCAGTATGTTTGTCTCTAGTAAATATTTTAGGATTCAGAGATTACTTTTTACTACTGGGAGGGTGGAGGAGGAAAAACCCAGAGGTACAGGTATTTGAATATGTACTGGTTTGCCAGCACAAAACTTCCCCTCCTTCTCCGATATCCCCAACCCTCGGCTGCCCTGTCCCCATTTAAATTTCAGCTTTACAAAGCATTTAAACACCACTTTAAGTTAATGGtcttttattggaaaaaaaaaaaagactagcatTTACAACTTGGAATGGACATAAATTGTAATATCTTGAACAGCAATGTTGATAGTTGTGCTGAAGTCCACAGCCTACTCTGCCGGCTCCAAGTCATGGTACAgaaggtttttaaaaagagagagtcCAAAGATGCTCCCTTGGTGAAGgtttcttttcaaaaattttgtGTGAACGGTAACAGCCTGACATCCGTTTCACTATAGTGCAATGCAGACAATGCTAAACCAATAGAAACACAGACATGCCATCCAGAGTTTGAGATCATCATTAAGGTTTGGAGCACACTTAAATACAGAAGAACCACCATTAGCGCTACATCTTGAAATTCTGCATCCTTCAACCATTTTGCTGCATACCATCCTGAGGTAAACCAATTTTACTttattgtatttactttttttttaagtaaaccaGCTATGACAATTTATACTAACAAATTGAACTAGATAACCCCACATGGgtacattttttaattttgttttttttgtttttctttttttttttaatacaaatgtCTGACTGTGCTCAATTGTCAAGCTGCATGCATGAAAAACTGGCCAGCCCAAACAGTGTAATAATCATTAGCAAATGGAACTTTAAGGAGTCCACTAAGTGCTTCCTTATCATTTAAGGTAGTAGTACAAGTACTTATATTGTAAAACTGATGTGTAACTTGATCTTTTGGGGACAGGACCACCAACCAATacatgcagattttttttttgtggacagAAGGTACTTTTGACATTCAGTTTTGCTATACAGAaacagaatgaataaatgaactttttttttttttgcaagaggTAAGTAAAAGATTCAATTTGATTCAtctagaggggggaaaaaaggtgagAGGAGGTCTTCATTTTGCAGTCATCATCTGTACGAATTCTGAAAAGACAAATAACCACAGCTTTTGGTTATCTTCAAAACAACTTTAACTTAGTAAAACATCCCAATTTTACTTTGCATAAAAGAAAACCCAATATCTAAGAAGTCAAGTACCTCGTCCATTttgctaaacaaacaaaaaaagtctagCAGTGGGCATTTTACCTTCATAGTTGACTTGTCCATCTCCATCAATGTCTGCTTCTCTGATCATTTCATCTACTTCTTCATCTGTTAGTTTTTCTCCTAAGTTTGTCATTACATGACGTAGTTCTGCTGCACTGATGTAACCATTGCCATCCTGTGAACAATCAATAATTATGCAGTTCTTTAGTAAGGTTAAGTCCTTCACGCAACTGTTCTACATGCAATCTGTGCTCACATTAATAATTCTCCATTTTCTAGGTCTACACCCTGCACCTGGGTCAGCTGTAGCAAAGATGTTCTAACTCGTTAAAACCAATAAAAAGCTCAAGACCAGTTTAAAAGTCCCATCTTTGTAACCATGAGATATTCCTACCCCAACACAAATATAAACATTATTCCATCAAGAGGGGATACTGGAAGGACCATTTGAAAAGCTTAGTTAATGGGGATAAATGTCTATCATAGCTTAGAGATGATTTAATAATCTTCTGATAACCTTGTTTAAAGCTGCTATGTGGATTCAGAAATACCTTGTCAAAGACTCGGAATGCCTCACGGATTTCTTCTTCACTGTCTGTATCTTTCATTTTTCTAGCCATCATGGTCAAAAATTCAGGAAAGTCAATAGTGCCATTAcctcaaatgaaaaacaaaagcataaaaagaaagCAGGTTATTCAATCTTGATTAaaacttgtttgggttttttggtatgAGATACTCAGTAATACCATTTCATGACCAGTAGATACTTTTAAGCATTTGCTAGCTGGCAGACCACTTAATTTTAGGACAGCACCTTTTAATACAAAGCAATCCATAGATTAAGTACAAAactgactccaaaattccactgCATCGCTCAtgcaacaaaacaagaaagaacaaatgaacaGGAGAAATCATAATATCATATGAGCTGAGTCTTCATGTTCCCTAGAGCCTGGCTCCTGAGCTCATTTCCCACAGGGAACAGATGTTTCTCCTTCCATGTTTGCATCCACTCAACTCAGTAGGAATTTATAGAGACCTAAGTGATGCTGCTGATAAGCGAAGGCTCACAGACTAGAATGGACCTCATAAACAGGCATTTTGATACCATCTCCTTCACCAAAATGATTAACGTGAGCTGCATTAAATTTGGAAGAAAAGGACGAGGACTGAGATAAGTAATTTGGTTCTTTCCTCCATGGCCCATATAGTCTTTTTACGTTCCTCTACTGCTTCCCACCCTCCTTTATAAACAACATTAAGGTCATGATAATGGAATcatggacttagagctggaaggagctttATAATACagaataatgatagctagcatttaatatGGTGCTTGAAAAACActatatatgtattatctcatttgatccttataacaaccctggcatataggtgctattattatcctcattttacaaatgaggaaactgattctagaagaggttaagtgtctgaagcaagagcTGAATGCACATCTTACTGATTCCCATGATGCCCAGACCCACACTTTATCCACTTACTCTACCTAGCTGACTTTGGAGGGCTTCTAGACCAACCCCCCATTTTATAACAGGAAACTAAGGTCTAGAGTggttgacttgcctaaggtcacacaggtagttggGGAGCAGAcctagattcaaacccaagcAGTCTGACTTCTGGTCTAGGATGCTTTCCATGTACCCCATTGCCAATCAATAGACATCATATTACCCTTTTTTCTTACTATCTTTCATTCTGAAGATGTTTGGGAATTTCACATATCTTAGACCATGATTTAAGACAACCTATTTTCCTATCAAAAGAATCTTTACTGCCATGACCATCTTTCAGTTTTATTGTTAATACTTCAACTAggaaaaaagtgatttttattcCAAATGATAAGCTATTAATGTTAAGTGAAAGGAGTAAAATCACAAAAAACTAATAGTATCATATTGTCAGCATTTCTAGGTATCCTTTCTGATAAAGTTACAACTAGGATACACTATAACTCTATGAATTTGGGGGGTTCAAAGGACAAAATTCCCAATGTTATTTCCTATGtgtgatattttaaaaaccaaccacaaaaaataagatatttattaaaatattttggagtgGCCAAATCTCACAGCTAATGCCCTTAAAATTCTTGATTATGCATAATCACTCCTCATCACATCAGCTGCAATTACTGCAGCCTGTATCTTGAGGATACAATTTTTGTCACCTCAAAAAATGAGCttcctagttttgtttttttaaatagtttgggGGTGGGAAGTAGAGATTCACCTAATTAGTCTAGTTACCTAAGCATCTCAGTAGTTAACTAATACAATTTAAAGCTATTTATTaggtttattttccaaaataattggAACAGAAGCCAGAGTTATAGCTAGACAGAATACTAGATTAGTAATGAGATAAACTGAGGATTAGAcctagctcagacacttactttccATGAACCTTAGAGAAATAATTTCATGTCTCTGAGTCTTCAGTTATTCTGTTAAGCACAGTACCACCTTCCCCCAGACAGTTATACTGCTATGAGTAGCAAATGATAATGTACACAAAGAACACAACAGAAAACAAAGTACTAGACAAATGTAAGGTATATTAAGAGCCCTCCCCCAATAACTGAACCATTTTAAACAGACACCCCCTCAAATATCACCTGTTTAACACTGCAAATAGAGTTCCTGTTAATTTATCCAagcaacaaattttaaaatataatccaATTAAGTCACTCTGAAAAAAACTTAGGTTAACAAGGCTGCTAGCCTTGGATTACTGTTGACTTCTGCCACTAACCTCCTCAACTCATTTCTTCTCTTATAAGCAGCTTTCCATGATTTGACTCTCCttgtcctgccccacccccatttcacaCTGTTACTTGACATCTCAGTGTTTACTTAATTTATACCATAGCTAAGGTCAATAATGATATATGACCCAATAAAAGGAGAGCTTAAGGGGACAAATCAAAATTCTATTCCACTATACCTAAACAATAAGCTCTTTTAAATGCAGAaactatttctacttcttttttattcCCCTAAGGAACTAGGAACAATGTTCTGCATGTGAAAGGCTCTCAAATGTTGAccaataaaatgttttatgataTGAAAATTTTTAGTAGGAAAgtcatacaattaaaaaaaaaaccatgcagATCCAGGAACTATGAGAATTCAAGCTAGGTAACAAGAAGAATAGAACTTTCAGATATATAAGCAATACTGATAATAAATAAACACAATTTTGGTTCTAACTTGTGTTTTCACCTGTGTAGGGAACTTCCAGTATGCAAAGTACCTCTATGTCTACAGACTGACAACTCAATCATTTACCTGGGGCCACTgagtggttaagggacttgcccagggcagcATAGTAGGTAGTGTAAGAGACAGGACTTTAATCCAGATTTTCTACACTCCAAGTCTAGCCCTCTAGCCACTCACTACTCCTTGAAAGCTGTTTCACTAGGTAAGGACTAAAGAGAACTACATTGGATTTTAATTTCTTGGTGCAGATTCCATATGATCACCCCCATGAAAGGTGACGAAGACATAAGCCCTTTTTGTGTCATTACTCACGGGCCTGAAAGACAGACTTACAACATGTTCTAACTAGAGAAAGTTACACAACACTGGAGCCCTTACCATCAGCATCCACTTCATTGATCATATCCTGTAATTCTGCTTCTGTTGGATTTTGACCCAATGACCTCATGACGGTTCCAAGTTCTTTTGTCGTAATGGTGCCATCTCCATCTTTGTCAAATAGGGAGAAGGCTTCCTTGAATTCTGAAAACAAAAGCCACCACAAACACCTCAGTCTATGGATCATAATCGGGAACATTCAAGTGTCTGATGCTTACCTAACCAGGACTTTCCAGAGTAGAAAAAAATATCTTCATTAAAAtacttcaataatttttttttatcatactatCTTCTCATAGCAGCTCAAAATGCATATGTATCTGTTTGTGGCAATATTTCCTCTCTAGTAACAGACTTGAGAGTtatgatatagatatacagatgtctacatatatatatacacacacatacatattttagtTTGTTGTTTAATAGTTATTTCTAGATATGTTCACAAACATAAcagaactagatgatctctctcAAATCCCTAATTATAAAGtctgattaagaaaaaaaacaaaattcaacaaCCTTTCATTATTATGATTTCTAGGATATGATTTCTATGAGTAAATAGGGAATTAGTCACATAGgtctacaaaaataattttagaaacatTTAGAAACGAGACTACCTTAAATAAGTACTCTAAGATCCGTTTAACAAAATATAACTGaagtaaaaaaccaaaccaatttTTTTACCAATGACACCAGAGACTGCTTCCTAGCTTTATTTCTCAATAATTATAGCTCTAGAGAGATCAAACCTGTTCATTTCCATTTAGGTTATTTTATGAGAGAGATAGCAAAGACTTTTCAAATTACTAAAAACTGACAAATTAAGAACTGAGAAAGCTCAACTAAAACTTCAAAGACAGGCAATGACAGTATGTACACTTGCCATTTTAAACCCTTTCAAGGGGAACAGATTAGTCCCTCCTTACTTGATTCATTAGTTAATAAACCAAAGGATGAACCAAAAGGAGCAAATGCAAGAACTAGTCAGTTTGGCTTGGTGAAGAAGGAAATTCAAAGTTAAAGGGCATCCAACAATCTTcatacatttattttcctttcactagtaggcatttattatttgttacatttgatgttattccttcttttatCATGGATTCTCCCCTCGCCCCCAAGACTGGTAGTGCCTTTCCATTCAATAATCACTACTAGCACAGGTCTACCAGGTACTTCCCATCATCATCAACACTCACCAGCAATCTGCTCCTCAGTCAGCTGATCAGCCTatatgaagaaaagaataatgtTAAAATCCAATGCAGCAAAAGTTTGGAATCAAGTGATGGGCTTTCCAGTTCTATTAAATGTACTGAAAGCTCCTAAATTAAATCTTGTTTtgcaattagcacaatgcctagcacataggctcttaaatgtttactgattgatttttCTTCCCTGCATGGCCTGTgatgccccccccacccccaaaaccaacaaaaaactgttaaaatgaaagagaatcttTTGCAAAATCCTAAAATCAGCTACCAGACCAGAAACCCAAGCAACGGGGAAAACActgtatccatttttaaaatacattgctGCAAGAAAGTGACAACTGCTATTTGGTTAAAGTTCTTTATGAATTGGTGGCTTATCTTATAATGCTATGAGAACTTTAAATAACCAGAAGAGGTCAGTGCTTGACTTGATATATTATATGAAAACTGGCACCTCTGGTGGTAGAATGCTTTTCAGCATTAAGTTAAAAGGTATCCACagagaactgagacaaaagaGCGCCATCTACCGAATCACTGATACAGCTTCCTGCAGTAACCActtttttctcatccaagaagTGACCCAGCCCAACTCTTTGCAGGCTCCAGAGCTAACAGGATCATATCCAGGTCTATGCTTTTATAGTACCTTGAGTATTGCTGCTGGCACTCTAAATACAGGTTATGTAATTATACTGTATTGGATATAAAAGCATGTTAATCCATTTATAGGAGATGcatttaaatggggaaaaaaaccaaatgtaTACCAATGATTTTGTCCTCCACCCTCAAAGCTTCCTTTTaatgtaataaatgctttctggttATTTTAATTGGGAAGTTATTTGCTAAAAGCCTACCACTTTATAATGCTCCCAGACAAATTACCATGTGACTCAGTGACAAAGAGAATGTGTTTTTAACTTAGTTGCTATAGAATACAGAAACATTAAGGTTATAGAAACCTACACAATAATTATTCATCTGCCTTTCTCtgtagggaaaaaaattattctttactGTATAACATGCACTTCACCCATTTTAAGGGTATCAAAGATTCTCTCATAATAAGAACCACATCTGTCAATGCCAAGAAATAGAATTTTCCCTTGCACTGTTTGGGCTATGGAACCTTGAACAGTAAAGCAAATAGAATTAGAGAGCAAGGTTTATTCTGATGTATTTTGCTTTTAATTAAGGAAACCTTGGGGACATACttgcaaaataattcctaatagcTTTTTCCTTGATAAGTCATGCATGAAGGAAACATTTCTCTCTCAGGGCCTTTCACAATAGTAATCACATTTGAACCTAAGTTTTCTGATTAGTAAACAACTTGGAAGTGTACACTCTTTCAACCCCAGTAGCAATCAATTGGCTTTCTTCGATCAAGTGAAGTAGTCATGATTTATATAACGCTACCAGAACAACAGAAAAGGCCACACCTTATCCTCAGCCAGGAAGAAATGAACAACCAGCTccacttcaccaaaaaaaattaaattaaattaaaaaataacatattgGAACTATTGAAGAGTACATGGCCATTATAAAGCATCCAGCAGTTTTCTTTCCCTAAGCAACTGCCTCCTGACACCACCCTATTGCCCTGACTACCAGGGCAAAGGTAGTAACACTGGAGCAATAACCCCACCCAACCAAGCCATAAAAATCCTGTCCCAGTGATGTCAGTTATCCCCAGAGGAGGGGGGTGGTGATGGAGGAAGGGGGTTGTGGAAAACACACACCCAGCACGGCCCATAATCACATTTGGCAATCTACAGACCGGCAGGAACTGCAAAGAGAGAGCGGAAACTATGGAGGGCATCTCCCCCCACAGACCGGGAAGTAACATAGTGCAGGGTAAGGAAATGCAGTTGAAAAGGAGCGCAACCATGACCAAGTGAAGGGATGACTGCATATTAGGAAAAGTTGAGATCGGGAGAAATTGTGGGAGACTTGGAAGATTCCAGAAATAGACAGAAAGCTAAAAAGTGCTTTGCCACTCGGGTTATAGCAACAGGGACTTAGGAGCTTCCCCTTTCCAACCACCGCAGTCACTGTGCTCACCATTGTCCAATAACCCCcactcctcttttcttcctccacctcccacccccttctGGTCTCACAAGCCGGCGAACCGGCGGCTGCCTCCTCCAATACCCTCCATCCCACTCCGCAGCCGCCTCCTCCCAAAGCAGAAACTTTGCAGTCTCTAATGGAAACGAAGCTGCTCGCCAGCTCCCCTCaacctcctccccccgccccccccccgccttccCCGCCCCAATTAGCGCGCAAGCGAGAACGCTTCTCTAGGGAAGGAGGAGACCTCATGATGTAACGAAGCCCACAAATGGTTTTACAGCTGCGTTTTTGGGGTAGGAGGAAAGGGACACATTGCAATAACTGCAGAGCCCCCACCCCCCTAGGCGCAGTGCAGCTCAGCAGCTTCCGTCCTATCCAAGTCTCCTACATCGCCACCCCCAATTCCTTGCTTTCCTGCCCCCACTCCACCCTTCCCAGTCTCCTaacttccctccccccaactcgCGTCCAGCGCGCACAAGAATGGTAGAGAAGTGGGCGCCTCTGGTCCAATCTCAGAGGGGTGCACTAGGTGGCAATCGGGGAGCAACTAGCAGTGAACATGGATTGCGTCTCAGTCACGGTGGCGACAGCCCCGGAGGCACAAAAACCCCAAAGCCCGAGGTCCGGCCCAGGCGTTATGCGCCAAAGGCTCATTCATTCTCTGTGGTCGGCCTGGGGAGAAGAACGCGTACATCATTTCGAACATCAAACCTCGCTGCCGTTTCCCCAAAGCTAAGCTGCAACCCTACCCaacgcccccccaccccaacacgcAGACACACAAGGCAATcatatccccctcccccagttgcAGCCCTCCGACAGCCTCCCCCGAGGTGAGAGGCGCGCTGCAGGCAAGACACTGCAGGCAGCTGAGGGAAGCGTGCGTTGGTTGTTGTGAAGGGCTAGgcggagagggaggaagggagagaagagggggtgGCTGGGCTACAAGAGAGCGCAGATGCTGCAGCAGGTCCAGCGCCCATGCAGCTCCACAGCCCACGGCGAAGTTCAgcagaggggggaagggggagggaattaaaaatgagaaactCCATTgcaaaggaaacacacacacacaaagcaattCCAAAAGGCATTTCTCTTATTCGCACCTCGTTGCGAGagccagagaaaaaaattaaaaagcaaacccttccccctccaaaaagtaaaaaaccaaccacaaaaaatgggaaataaaccAAGTACTTagaaaaagggggataataagcGCAAGCAGCTGCTACGACAGCAGGAGCCACCCCTACCTACCATTGTGCgcgagaggggagagaggaaggaaggagcgaATGAGGTTGCTGATGCCGCTTCGGTGGGGAGTCTGCTGCACTAGTGCTGTAACCACTGTTCCTGCTGCAGCTCCGGCCTCCGAGGTTGCTAACAAGGTTGTTGTGGCTGCTCCTGCTACCGCCGCTGCTGCTCCTGCtaccgctgctgctgctgctgctgctgctactacaacCGCCACCGCCGCCCGAGTAACGGAGCCGCCTCCCGCAAACGACTTCCCACTGCAAGCTCTGGAGGTGTGATACTGCGCCTCAACGCTCTCTATATATAATGCGATGTATCCCTCCGCCAGAGCCTGGGGATCGCAGGCagcgagagagagggagagtggcTGCGGCGCGGTGCGTAGCCTCGCCCCTAATACGTTCCCCCTACCcgcccccctccctttccttctccaccctCCTGAGGCCcggccctcctcctcctccccctccccctcctccccctcctcctccttctcctcctcctcttccctctcctcctcctcctccccctcctcctcctcctcccctgctctGTCAAGTCGGTTGGGCAGCAAGAGGTAGGGGAAAGCGAGGCATTCCCTTCCTTGTATCCACAGGCTAAAGTAGAAGGGACCGCACCTTGGCATGAAGTGCAGCagagagctctagaatttgggtGGGAATAAAGCAGGGAATGATAGGAACGATCGGTTTGCAGAACGTCTGTCAGTGAGGTTTGGGTGACATAGGTGCCCTGCGATAGCCAGAAAAGGTAAACTCTCCGCACTCTCACCCTGAGATCTCCCTGCGGCAATACTTTGCCTCCTGACTGGGAAAGATGCCCTTACTGCAGGGGTCTCAGAGTCTAGGAGTCTTAACTTTGCTTTCATTGACATTGCAGACTTCTTCATGGGACCtgctcttaaaaacaaaaaacaaaaccaaaaaactgttgCCCCAAGTGCTACAATAACTGGAGAAGAGGAGATTAAAAGTatttgagggaggggagggagggaaatggagTCGATGCAGAAATGAATTGCATCAAATGTAAAGCAACATCAGAGATAGGCTGGGGAAAGAAAAACCAAGCTGCAATTTTATGGTGGAAGAAGTTGGCTGGAGGTTCTCTCTCCATATTTTTTCCCTTAGTTTTGAAGAAATAGCTAGGAGTGGGAGGGATTTGCTTTGGCTGtcaattaaactttaaaatattgaaCAGCCTAATTCTTCATGTCTTTCCATTAAATAGTCCCCTCAGTAAACCTGAATTACATTTACCCTTCCCCCtgctgctttttcttcttttatctgtGCAAAAACACCGTCCATTTCAGTTCTAAGAGGACAAAAATGTAATGCATTAATGACTTGCAAagtcatgttttaaaaatatatattttacttatCATGGGTGGTGGCAGCAGCTTTACAGCACATATACATAAAGAACGGGCAAATATTAAAAATCCAGAAGAATTCCACCCCCTCCACACTATGGCTTGGTCACATTCATAACGAAAGCTGGGCCTTCTAAAATGACATTTTACCTTTAAATTTACTTTACCTAAGGTATATTTTAAATAGTACTGCAACGTAGTAAAATTGTGTTTTCAGTCATTCAATTTAAGTacaagcttttcttttcttttctttttttttaaatcttgacaAAATGCTATAGTTTCACTTCTTGCAAAGGCAGACCACAGAATTTGATCTTTTGTTTACAAGGCCAGGGCAACAGTTGCAAGTTATCCTTCGCTTAGTCTTTCAGAGAACGTTGCAAACTCTTTGATTGACGTGGTGGACCAGAGAGTGTTTTGCTTGGTTATGTTTGCTTCTGACTgcagaaaaatatttgaaaaagaatatgAATGTTCCTGTACCTTGCAGAGACCACAGGATTTAGCAGGATAATGCTATGCAAGCCACCTATGCAATTAGTTGGAGTAGGATTATACATTTCTTAATGGATCTGCTTCTGGAATGCCATAGAAAGGCTGAAACTTCAGCTCAATTTAGAGTGGTTTCTGGAACAAACTAAAGATTACCataatcttccttttttatttaggAATACATTATTCCCTTTTCAAAATCTACAAAGAAATCATAATTCTATGTTCACTGGGAGCTGGAGATGTGGGAAGGGTAAGGAGGAATTTTAATGGGAATAAAGTGCACTATTAAAGGGAAagttataaataaggaaataaacaaGGGGGACCTACAAAAATCAGTTCAAGCAATATTAATAATCCAGTGCTTTACAGGTCTAAGAATGATTCCATTGCTTAATAATATACTTAGTTCATCAGATATTTTGTACTTATCTTTTTGTCTAGTTTCTTGAGAATTAAATGCAACTTTTTCCATGACATGCCTAGTATAAGTA is drawn from Dromiciops gliroides isolate mDroGli1 chromosome 2, mDroGli1.pri, whole genome shotgun sequence and contains these coding sequences:
- the CALM1 gene encoding calmodulin-1; the encoded protein is MADQLTEEQIAEFKEAFSLFDKDGDGTITTKELGTVMRSLGQNPTEAELQDMINEVDADGNGTIDFPEFLTMMARKMKDTDSEEEIREAFRVFDKDGNGYISAAELRHVMTNLGEKLTDEEVDEMIREADIDGDGQVNYEEFVQMMTAK